atgaataatttttttttttttttatagcaattgtacattatgccaattttaaTTTGGGACTATAATTATACCTAGTCATTAAGTATTTATTGCCTAAACgaaaattggcataatgtacaattgccataaaaaaagtatttattaaattaatttaaatctgtTGAATTCGTGTTTCGTATTTTTGAAAGATCTATGTAACAATTTAACTATCTAGTATTTAAAAactaaccccttattcataaacgtttatAAGGAcagagcaaagctgtgataacaagtctgtttctcagtgctgcaatattcaacaatattagccaatcacaacgtccctatatctacgcactgcgaaggctgccatgccgtcagcactgagaaacagacttgttataacagctttgctccgtccttagataaataatgtctatgaatacaGGCGTAAAATGATCTAAAAATGTGTGCATTTAATTTCGATTTATTAATTTCCAGGGCAAAGGCATGATGGAAACGTTCTGGTTAGAAGGCGAAATCGAAGAACAGGAACAAGACGAGGCCCTGCAGTTATTTTCGGTTTTATGTGGCGACGCCTAATGTGAACATGACATATAGTAGATGTtatattcatgaaaatattcaaagatGTAAAATTAGATATTTCTTAAGATTTCTCTCAAATATTAGACGtttttaaatatccattataaaagttacagtctgaccaggaaaataaaaaccctgCTTTGAGGCGCATTATTGCTTttgagttttaaaatttaacgttgtcagtataagaaattatttccatgttttataacataactagcagtggtgaagggttcaTAAACCCGATTCCTGGCGGCTACTCTTTCGTAAATtatgtaaagtataattttcattacGACTCAAAAGGCTAAtttacttaagcgacattttttgcgacattCAGTTTCATaccgacgcttgaaaggcaatcatatctaagcgacaatcagtaattttttgctttaaaattttggttttaatatgaaaattcataacaattctactttttattttataaagatatagtctaatgttattaaaattgtcctagatctacaaaatctagattaaattatacagaaaaaaattgtgattcaaaatatttatatcattcattttcggtatatttgtcggtTAGATATTCCAttaatttttggtatatttgtcgcttagatataattgcctttcaagcgCCAATACATCTTTAAAATCaccacttttttatatatttttaaaatagttaaattttttttgaaaaaaatatcggtTGAGCCTTTGAACCTCCGATTGTACATATTAATACTACATATTGTGCCGGAAAATGTTACCCTTAGCTACTCATGACTAGATTTATgattttcctggtcaagctttatttatattccatattaaatgtatattcttAACAACCTTCCTTTGGATTTCTATGGCAGAATGAAATAACATTGTGGTCACAGTTAAAATCGATCGGTTCGATGTGTTGATCGTGAGGCCTACTCATAAAATAAAGAAGCACAGGTAAAACctagtacatatatttttttatagataatagaAGTACTTAGTACACACTAAgtttaaagaacaataaaaaaagtatttttatcattttaactttttaaactaTGATCAAGGAACTTAATAATGTcacatttttttagaattaaaacactggaaaatactaaataataatttaatatcaacaGACGAATTAAATTcgtttatatacttattttttttgtgttttcattgagatatttgcttttatatagattataattacagtatttatacacaatattatagttaatactAATAACAGTAGAAAATACGTAAGTTTGtttcgtagaaaaaaaatgtgcaaaaatataatgtagattataaaactgtttaaatcataattagtttgaataaaacattaattaaataataaggaTAAAAATTCGAcagcaataaaactatttcacacgACAAATATCAAGTCCTTTCAGttacataaaatagtaataaaaagatAACTCAGCACATAAAAATAAccaccaaacaaaataaacataaaaattttacttatcttTATACTTTATACAGAGAAAAtggaatgtttaaaaaatatattttgtgcaaaATGCAATagataaatcaaattaaaaacaacagaCAATATACCTTACatggtttataatatttaaaattctatactTTATggttatttgtgtaaattatcTACAATTTCTAGTGCAacgtgttttattaaatattatttttattatacaataatactattataaatgtaCATACAATTACATTTCCAACCTGTACGAtccaatatgaaaaaaaagccgaaacaaaatggaGGTAGCATAAAACGCGTTTTATTTCACGCAGACAACATTGaacattgattataaaatatcttgGCACCAAAATAGAGCGGGACGGCTGAacgtgatataaaaaaaaaataacaattcgtagttttatatttaacatttataggTACTAAGAGTTtccattacaataaaatatattacattcttATTGCatcttatttaacaaaacagCGATTGTAATTATGCTATTAGTTACCCTAGTGTTCtgaaatgaaaatagtttttagtagACATTTGATGATCAACCGGTTTATTAACATTGCACATTAACGCACAATATTAGATGCGCGTGATTATGAGTACCAAtggcgaagtgtccatataaTCCATTTCCTGTGGGCTTGGGCTtctgtaatttatgtaaaatataattataatgatttccagaccacatttatgcatattactagTCCCGTAAATTGTGTTGacttccttttcggaaaatttccgTTGCCACtgataagtacctacttacctTATAAACATGGGACAAGTTACTATACAACGTACACATGTTACGTTTCGCATTGCCCCAACGcgaaaacaaacaacaaaatatctttatatttgtatgaCAACTCAAAACTATTGACTCTTctatcaacaaaatattaaggCACTAGTACAATAGTATAgacgttaaataaatatatacattaaggTTCCGTACCTTACTCCCATTATTGCAAGACTGTCAGCGAAAGTAGATTCAACCGTGTAAACACAGGCTTAAAGCTCAAAATACTTTCACCGCTTTCAAACAGCTGATTTTCTAGCTTTCTCTTGTCATCGGTATCTACTTTCTATTGCTCCGACACGTACCTCTAATTGCCTATTTACGAACAATAAAACACTATGGTGATCTCCATTATTGGCCGGCCTGAATATATTGAGGGCTTTATGTTAAAACTAACGACACAGGAGACAGGAGGTGGAAAATGCAGCTGCAATTCACGCAAAATAACCGACAAATCTTCATAAgtcaaaaaaagaattttgaaaatcggtccacaattggcggagtaatcgcgtaacaaacaaaaaaaatcatacagtcgaattgagaacctcctccttttttgaagtcggttaaaaattaaactgcGAAGAGGGTGTAAAAATGGTCTTAGTCTTAAACCGAGATCGTAGTCCTTTATTGTtggtctaatattattaaaccgagaataatattgatattaatatattattattcaactcTGTATTGCGCAACTATGTAGCCAAATAcgtaatattacttaatttgcATAAAAGAATAAGATTATTTATATCACTGCTACTATACGTGTTACTATAATCTTGTATTATATTGCGTATTGCTTTTAATCTTTTCACAGCAttccataattataattcatttgtagATAGCGGCTGATTATTTCAGATTCAATCTGActaattaaagcaattattgaTCAAGATAATAGTATCTAAACAGAGGTGCGGATAATTTCAGAATTAATCTGACAATTAAATCAGATATGTCGTCTTTTATAAAGAGAACCGAAAAATTTATTCGGCCGTTGTAAAAAATTTGacgttaaaaaaatttaatcggcaaaataatatttgacattgtCATTCTGCACAACTTTTTCTAAGtaccttaatataaaaaagcaaaataaaaagaaaataaattgattaaaaatatatttctaacaatTATACCGAAAGTTCTTGATTGTAAATTTGTCTTCATAACAGTTGCCATTTGATTTCATTATTGcacttcaaaaaatataaaatgtaaaaatataaaaacattggtCCTCGAACCTTTGGAAACAAATtgcattaacaaaaacaatcagCGGTTAATATATTCTACAAAGTGCTGCGATTTGACATAGGAACATTTGTTCCAACATTGGCTACAACTACAAATGTTTGCCAACGAACAATAGACAATAATATTTCcgtgtatattataaataagtacattgtttataatatcaagAAGGTATAAACTTTTGTGTATTAAGTGTCATGATCAGTCTTAGTCATTTACACAAAGTGATGGAAGGGATACACAAAGTACTCCACCTGATGTAAGCCAAGagagtatgtttttttttactaatacttGTCCAAAATCCTCGTATTCATTGCAAAATCTCGCACAACACGAGCGAAGTTGCCAAATATTACATAGCATGATGTGCCTTTAGGTACAAACATCAGATCTGCATCGCTTCTTGTGTGCTAGTTGATAAATACAAGGCCAAAACTTTTGACTTGAAATAGAGGTTATTATTTATCTCCACCACTGGCAGGTAAAATTAGTGTTTCAGTTCACACTTGTAAGGtttaaaatcgataaaaatagTCGAAACACGTGTGACCTACAAACTAAGCCACACTTTTTCATATACCCTATCAGCTTACAGTCAGGCTCTACAATTACGTTCATTAAATAACAATCACAATGGTAAAACTTACATAATAACTGGTACGCTTATTCTAAGGAATGTAATAAATTCGGAACTACTTTTTAAAGAGAGCCGTGACTTCCTCGATGGTCCTGTTTTTAGTTTCTGGTAATTTGAAGTATGTAAAGGCGAAGAACAGAATCAAAAGAACTGTGAAAGGTAGGAATACGAAGTTGCCTAAAGCGTCAGACATAGGGATGAAAGACAAACCAACAATGAAATTGGCAAACCAGTTGACAAGCGCACCGAGACTGACAGCCGCACTCCTCGCGCCCTGACCGAACAACTCGGAAAGAATCATCCAAGGAATCGAGCTAGGACCAACGCCGAAGAACGCCACGTATAGGAACGTGAAAATAACTGCGAAGATGCTCATGGTCTTGTTGTTTTCATAAGTGAAGAATGCTATTGTCATGAGAACGGAGAAGACCGTCATACCACCAAGACCGACCAATTGAAGAGTGCGCCTTCCTAACCGATCCATCAAAGGTATCGATACTAAAGCCATCACGAACAAAGTGCTGCCCACACCAATGACAGCCAATCTTGCATCCTCCTCTGTGAGGCCAGCACTGACGAATATCGTCGCGGAGTAGTATAAGACCGCGTTAATACCACCCAATTGTTGGGAGAGATGCATGACGATACCGATTACAAGTGGAGTTCTTAAAGCCTGAATTCTGAACAAGTCCATAATAGTGAACTTCTCCTCTTGTCTAGCTGCCTGATCTTCCGCGTGCAtatcattaatttcattttcaatttcacTATTTCCTCTTATTTTAGTCAGCGCTTCTCTCGCTCTCTCCTCGTCGCGTACACCGAGCAATAAGAACCTTGGAGATTCGGGAGCGAACGGCAACATAAAACACTGTATTGCTGAAGGGAGCACAGCAAGTTTGAATAACCATGGCCAGCCTTCATTACTGCCGAGTATCACGTCAATGCCTAGAATTTGTCCGAAGATCATTCCAAATGCTACGGCCAACTGATTGACTGTGCCGAAAGCACCCCGCATATTTAAGGGGGCGATTTCTGACACATATGTGGGTGACGCAGTGGTAGCAAAGCCGCAATTGATTCCAATCAGGAATCTGCCGATGATAAGCATTTCAACGGACGATGCCATTTTACTGAATCCCATTAACACTGCGCCGAGAACACCGAATGCAGCATTAAAGAGTAGGGCCTTCTGTCTCCCGAACTTTTCTAGCATCCAGCTGGCGAGCGGGCAGCCGATCATGCCACCGACGGCGAAGATACTGACGATCACGCTGAATATGAGAGCTGGGCTAGCATCGTACTGTTCTCTGATGAAGTTCTCGATGAAGGTGCGCGGCGCGTTGATGACGCCAGTGTTGTAGCCGAACTGGAACATGCCCAGCACGGCCGCGCTCACCGAGTACAGCAGTGCGCCTGTTGTGCCGCCCGACATCTTCACACCGGGTGATGATgctggaatttaaaattaaactcgtCACAAAACGTGCATATTCTTATCAATCTGACGTTACTACAGTGAACTTTGAATTATCCTTAAATACCATAATGAAGGTTCTAATAAACGATATAGGCTGAActgtacattatattaatttaaatagaacaAAATCGCAGAAATAAGTGATTAACACAATACGATTTCCCACCACGCGTACTGTGGTCGTTatgaatcattaaatataagtCAATAATAAATGATCATTGCgcatatatttaaaacaggTGCATACCACTGCAGTTTTATAAAcgcaagaaaaaaatattcaatatattaatatcaaaccAAAATATCACGCTACATTCAAGATTCCTAATGCATAGCCGAAAAACACTTGATTATTTATCAGTACAGTAGTTTAAATGTTGTTGAAATGTCAAAAGTGAAGTCTGATGCATGATAAAACTATATCCTCTATCTAAATAGTACTTGTGTTAAAACTCGCTCAAGTGTTACATAACTCAATATTTTGACGGGAAATATAGCAGCCATGTTCTTTTTAGTCTCATAAATTACCTTccctataattttataagtcaaaCGTAAAATTTTATGGAATTCTAACTGTTACTAATTTATGTATGAGACGTCACGGTTTTGCAAACCTAATTTCTACGTCAGTGTCGATGTTATGAAGACTTAACGAATCCCACACAAAAACGATTTGTTTGTCTCCAAGAGACTTAAGTCCCACTCAAACTCTCTATAcctatttcatacaaaaataaactgaaacCATTTGAGTATAAAGAATGCTGTACGTTTAATGTCTTGATAATAATAGCATATGAGTAATGTACTAACAATTTAGCAGTACATTATCAAATAACAACATGTACGACATTGTAAATATGAGcagaaaatgtaattaaaatgaatgagATGATGATGCGAAAAATCAAATCTATAAAATTGGTACGTAATAGATGTAACGCAGAACAAGTCTCAGttttataatagaattattatgCTAGGCAGTCAGGTGCAGGAAAATCCCAAGTACGTTCGCAAAAACCAGTTGTCCTTCACAAGACCACGATTAGCATACTTAAGTGCATAAAAATTACTCTATAATACAATGTATTCATAGTAGTTTGCTAAATAGCtcacaagaaaatatatatcaccATAGAACTCAaggataaaataaatgcatacaACACGCACCAATGCTCAAGCTGCAAGTACTATGTGTAAGTATTAAGAAACTATGAGATTTCCTGTCTGCTAAGGCCATATTGAGAACAGGTTGCTGATCAGTCAAACAATTTTCTCTTCatgatttatttcgtttttttcatttcatttctttCACACTTTAGAGTCATTATGTTTCCTATTCGTTAAATAGAATTTCAAGCTATCAGTCTTATTACTGTCTAATGACAATGACTAGTAGGCACATGCCTTCGACTTGATAAAATAATGCCAGACAGGGACGAAATATTCATACCATAATTAGATTAAAGACAAGGC
This genomic stretch from Manduca sexta isolate Smith_Timp_Sample1 chromosome 21, JHU_Msex_v1.0, whole genome shotgun sequence harbors:
- the LOC115440180 gene encoding glucose transporter type 1 isoform X1 → MITVFYISIRRRVDFSTAPSSPGVKMSGGTTGALLYSVSAAVLGMFQFGYNTGVINAPRTFIENFIREQYDASPALIFSVIVSIFAVGGMIGCPLASWMLEKFGRQKALLFNAAFGVLGAVLMGFSKMASSVEMLIIGRFLIGINCGFATTASPTYVSEIAPLNMRGAFGTVNQLAVAFGMIFGQILGIDVILGSNEGWPWLFKLAVLPSAIQCFMLPFAPESPRFLLLGVRDEERAREALTKIRGNSEIENEINDMHAEDQAARQEEKFTIMDLFRIQALRTPLVIGIVMHLSQQLGGINAVLYYSATIFVSAGLTEEDARLAVIGVGSTLFVMALVSIPLMDRLGRRTLQLVGLGGMTVFSVLMTIAFFTYENNKTMSIFAVIFTFLYVAFFGVGPSSIPWMILSELFGQGARSAAVSLGALVNWFANFIVGLSFIPMSDALGNFVFLPFTVLLILFFAFTYFKLPETKNRTIEEVTALFKK
- the LOC115440180 gene encoding glucose transporter type 1 isoform X4, giving the protein MSGGTTGALLYSVSAAVLGMFQFGYNTGVINAPRTFIENFIREQYDASPALIFSVIVSIFAVGGMIGCPLASWMLEKFGRQKALLFNAAFGVLGAVLMGFSKMASSVEMLIIGRFLIGINCGFATTASPTYVSEIAPLNMRGAFGTVNQLAVAFGMIFGQILGIDVILGSNEGWPWLFKLAVLPSAIQCFMLPFAPESPRFLLLGVRDEERAREALTKIRGNSEIENEINDMHAEDQAARQEEKFTIMDLFRIQALRTPLVIGIVMHLSQQLGGINAVLYYSATIFVSAGLTEEDARLAVIGVGSTLFVMALVSIPLMDRLGRRTLQLVGLGGMTVFSVLMTIAFFTYENNKTMSIFAVIFTFLYVAFFGVGPSSIPWMILSELFGQGARSAAVSLGALVNWFANFIVGLSFIPMSDALGNFVFLPFTVLLILFFAFTYFKLPETKNRTIEEVTALFKK
- the LOC115440180 gene encoding glucose transporter type 1 isoform X2, whose amino-acid sequence is MSSDVASSLLRRRIASSPGVKMSGGTTGALLYSVSAAVLGMFQFGYNTGVINAPRTFIENFIREQYDASPALIFSVIVSIFAVGGMIGCPLASWMLEKFGRQKALLFNAAFGVLGAVLMGFSKMASSVEMLIIGRFLIGINCGFATTASPTYVSEIAPLNMRGAFGTVNQLAVAFGMIFGQILGIDVILGSNEGWPWLFKLAVLPSAIQCFMLPFAPESPRFLLLGVRDEERAREALTKIRGNSEIENEINDMHAEDQAARQEEKFTIMDLFRIQALRTPLVIGIVMHLSQQLGGINAVLYYSATIFVSAGLTEEDARLAVIGVGSTLFVMALVSIPLMDRLGRRTLQLVGLGGMTVFSVLMTIAFFTYENNKTMSIFAVIFTFLYVAFFGVGPSSIPWMILSELFGQGARSAAVSLGALVNWFANFIVGLSFIPMSDALGNFVFLPFTVLLILFFAFTYFKLPETKNRTIEEVTALFKK
- the LOC115440180 gene encoding glucose transporter type 1 isoform X3 → MASSPGVKMSGGTTGALLYSVSAAVLGMFQFGYNTGVINAPRTFIENFIREQYDASPALIFSVIVSIFAVGGMIGCPLASWMLEKFGRQKALLFNAAFGVLGAVLMGFSKMASSVEMLIIGRFLIGINCGFATTASPTYVSEIAPLNMRGAFGTVNQLAVAFGMIFGQILGIDVILGSNEGWPWLFKLAVLPSAIQCFMLPFAPESPRFLLLGVRDEERAREALTKIRGNSEIENEINDMHAEDQAARQEEKFTIMDLFRIQALRTPLVIGIVMHLSQQLGGINAVLYYSATIFVSAGLTEEDARLAVIGVGSTLFVMALVSIPLMDRLGRRTLQLVGLGGMTVFSVLMTIAFFTYENNKTMSIFAVIFTFLYVAFFGVGPSSIPWMILSELFGQGARSAAVSLGALVNWFANFIVGLSFIPMSDALGNFVFLPFTVLLILFFAFTYFKLPETKNRTIEEVTALFKK